A region of Deltaproteobacteria bacterium DNA encodes the following proteins:
- a CDS encoding SDR family oxidoreductase yields the protein METISVLGCGWLGLPLARYLIEKGYDVKGSTRTPTELEVMRASGIEPFYLVLDPDLRGDNLDDFFKSDVIVINFPPERRPDIVDYHRDQINALLPRLGNSPAGKVIFASSTSVYPELNREVSEDEEALPAKPSGLALMEAERLLQGCPEFETTVIRFGGLIGYDRRPGRFLAGKKEIANGDSPVNLIHRDDCIAIILKIIEKSVWGETFNACADSHPKRKDYYTAQAGKLGLEPPVFNKSGQSSYKIVTSDKLKRLLGYEFIYPDPSSIDDGQK from the coding sequence ATGGAAACGATAAGCGTATTGGGATGCGGCTGGCTGGGTCTTCCCCTCGCCCGTTATCTCATTGAAAAAGGTTACGATGTAAAAGGCTCTACCAGGACCCCGACTGAGCTGGAGGTAATGAGAGCTTCGGGCATAGAGCCGTTTTATCTGGTGCTCGACCCTGACCTGAGGGGCGATAACCTGGATGATTTCTTCAAAAGCGATGTGATTGTAATCAACTTTCCTCCCGAAAGGAGACCGGACATAGTCGATTATCATAGGGATCAGATAAATGCGCTTTTGCCGCGGCTCGGAAACTCCCCTGCAGGCAAGGTTATATTTGCAAGCTCGACTTCGGTTTACCCCGAGCTCAACCGGGAGGTGTCGGAAGATGAGGAGGCCCTTCCCGCAAAACCCTCCGGGTTAGCCCTTATGGAAGCCGAAAGGCTCTTACAGGGCTGCCCCGAATTTGAAACCACTGTAATCCGGTTCGGCGGGCTCATAGGTTACGACCGCAGGCCGGGCAGGTTCCTTGCCGGAAAAAAGGAGATCGCGAACGGCGATTCCCCGGTCAATCTGATTCACAGAGACGACTGTATCGCCATCATTCTGAAGATAATCGAGAAGAGCGTATGGGGCGAGACCTTCAACGCATGCGCCGATTCACACCCGAAAAGAAAGGATTATTATACGGCTCAGGCCGGGAAACTAGGACTCGAGCCCCCCGTTTTCAATAAGAGCGGCCAGAGTTCGTATAAAATAGTGACAAGCGATAAATTAAAGCGCCTTCTCGGTTACGAATTTATATATCCCGATCCCTCTTCTATAGACGACGGGCAAAAGTGA
- the htpX gene encoding zinc metalloprotease HtpX, with protein MNTLKSLILLVALSAILMWIGGAIGGKNGLVIAFGIAMVMNFASYWWSDKIVLKMYRAKEVKYEDALELYGDIQELAQNAGLPMPKVYITPQEQPNAFATGRSPSHAAVAVTQGIMRLLSREELKGVLAHELAHVKNRDILIGSIAATIATAITYLAYMAQFAAIFGGGGGRDRGGNPFALLIMAIVAPLAATVIRLAISRTREYGADKGGAEICGNPVYLANALRKLGAASGRIPLRVSEQVADSTSHMLIASPLSGKGLAGLFSTHPPMEERIRRLEAMAGGGSA; from the coding sequence ATGAATACATTAAAAAGCTTGATTTTGCTTGTTGCGCTTTCAGCGATTTTGATGTGGATCGGGGGCGCTATCGGAGGGAAAAACGGACTCGTTATAGCCTTCGGTATCGCGATGGTGATGAACTTCGCAAGTTACTGGTGGAGCGATAAAATAGTTCTTAAGATGTACCGCGCAAAAGAGGTGAAATACGAGGACGCCCTGGAGCTCTACGGCGACATACAGGAGCTTGCACAGAACGCCGGGCTTCCAATGCCGAAGGTCTATATCACCCCTCAGGAGCAGCCGAACGCCTTTGCCACGGGCAGAAGCCCGAGTCATGCCGCAGTCGCTGTAACGCAGGGGATAATGAGGCTCCTCAGCCGGGAAGAGCTTAAAGGCGTGCTCGCACACGAGCTCGCTCACGTGAAGAACAGGGACATCCTCATAGGCTCCATAGCGGCCACAATCGCGACGGCGATAACCTACCTGGCCTACATGGCGCAGTTCGCGGCTATCTTCGGCGGAGGAGGCGGCAGGGACCGGGGCGGGAACCCGTTTGCGCTTTTAATAATGGCGATTGTAGCGCCTCTGGCGGCAACCGTAATCAGACTGGCCATCTCAAGAACCAGGGAATACGGCGCCGACAAGGGCGGGGCCGAGATATGCGGCAATCCCGTCTATCTTGCGAATGCGCTCAGGAAACTGGGAGCGGCGTCCGGAAGGATCCCTTTACGGGTAAGCGAGCAGGTGGCGGACAGCACCTCGCATATGCTGATAGCAAGCCCGCTCTCCGGCAAAGGGCTTGCGGGATTATTCAGCACCCACCCTCCGATGGAGGAACGCATAAGGAGACTCGAGGCCATGGCGGGAGGGGGATCGGCTTAA
- a CDS encoding phosphoribosylaminoimidazolesuccinocarboxamide synthase, whose protein sequence is MTQEGVVQETNFEGAGTPRRGKVRDIYDLGAGLLLVASDRISAFDVVLPEGIPGKGRVLNRISEYWFGKTKDIIPNHLISTVVDDYPEVFHPYRDVLEGRSMLVKKTRPLPVECVVRGYLAGSGWKEYQEQGSVCGIPLPPGLVESSRLENPIFTPATKALDGEHDENITFEKAEELIGRYLAGKVRDISVALYLRAGDVARGKGIIIADTKFEFGIDEQTGELILIDEALTPDSSRFWPGDEYKPGGPQRSFDKQFVRDYLSSIDWDKNPPAPSLPPDVIEKSAEKYREALRRLVD, encoded by the coding sequence ATGACTCAGGAAGGGGTTGTACAAGAGACAAATTTCGAAGGCGCCGGGACGCCCCGAAGAGGGAAGGTGAGGGATATATATGATCTCGGGGCCGGGCTTCTCCTGGTGGCCTCCGACCGCATATCCGCCTTCGATGTGGTGCTGCCCGAGGGGATTCCGGGCAAGGGCAGGGTGCTGAACCGGATCTCTGAATACTGGTTCGGGAAGACAAAGGACATTATTCCCAATCATCTTATTTCCACAGTTGTAGATGATTACCCGGAGGTGTTCCATCCGTACAGGGATGTGCTTGAGGGCAGGAGCATGCTGGTAAAAAAAACAAGGCCGCTTCCTGTAGAGTGCGTCGTAAGGGGCTATTTGGCGGGCTCCGGCTGGAAGGAATATCAGGAACAGGGGTCAGTATGCGGAATTCCGCTGCCCCCGGGGCTTGTCGAGTCCTCAAGGCTCGAGAACCCGATATTCACCCCGGCCACCAAGGCCCTTGATGGCGAGCACGACGAAAATATCACGTTTGAGAAAGCCGAGGAATTAATAGGGAGGTACCTGGCCGGGAAGGTGAGGGATATAAGCGTCGCGCTTTATTTGAGGGCCGGGGACGTAGCCCGCGGGAAAGGCATCATAATTGCGGATACGAAGTTCGAATTCGGCATTGATGAGCAAACGGGGGAGCTCATACTCATAGATGAGGCGCTCACTCCCGATTCTTCGAGGTTCTGGCCCGGGGACGAATATAAACCCGGAGGCCCTCAGAGGAGTTTCGACAAACAGTTCGTCAGGGATTATCTGAGCTCAATCGACTGGGATAAGAACCCGCCCGCGCCCTCTCTCCCGCCCGATGTGATTGAGAAATCAGCGGAGAAATACCGGGAAGCCTTGCGGAGGCTGGTTGATTAA